The following proteins come from a genomic window of Aequorivita marisscotiae:
- a CDS encoding methylmalonyl-CoA mutase family protein, with the protein MEKVNPYKPKYKVRIVTAASLFDGHDAAINIMRRIIQSTGVEVIHLGHDRSVEEVVNTAIQEDANAIAMTSYQGGHNEYFKYMYDLLQEKGAGHIKIFGGGGGVILPSEIKELMDYGITRIYAPDDGRELGLQGMINNLVELADFPIGDALNGKVEKLANKDVGAIARIISAAENFPEVAKAALDKIHLKNKKSATPVLGITGTGGAGKSSLVDELVRRFLIDFPEKTIGIVSVDPSKRKTGGALLGDRIRMNAINSPRVYMRSLATRQSNLALSKYVSEAIQILKAAEYDLIILETSGIGQSDTEIIEHSDVSLYVMTPEFGAATQLEKIDMLDFADLVAINKFDKRGSLDALRDVKKQYVRNHLLWDTPQDELPVYGTIASQFNDPGMNKLYKAIMKEIAEKTKAALHSDFHVSEEMEEKVFVIPPARTRYLSEISENNRSYDKRAEEQAEVAQKLYGIYKTIESISAKQPQLDKAGIASESFENSEKNKDLLKLLLAEFDREKLNLDPYNWEVITGWEEKVNKYKNPVYSFKVRGKEINIKTHTESLSHTQIPKVALPKYQAWGDILKWVLQENVPGEFPFTAGLYPFKRTGEDPARMFAGEGGPERTNRRFHYVSMGLPAKRLSTAFDSVTLYGNDPDLRPDIYGKIGNAGVSICCLDDAKKLYSGFDLSHPMTSVSMTINGPAPMLLGFFMNAAIDQNCEKYIQENNLEDEVEKKINAIYKQKGIERPKYHGKLPESNNGLGLMLLGVTGDQVLDLDVYDKIKYETLQQVRGTVQADILKEDQAQNTCIFSTEFALRLMGDVQEYFIEKKVRNFYSVSISGYHIAEAGANPITQLAFTLANGFTYVEYYLSRGMDINEFGPNLSFFFSNGIDPEYAVIGRVARKIWSKAMKEKYGANSRAQMLKYHIQTSGRSLHAQEIDFNDIRTTLQALYAIYDNCNSLHTNAYDEAITTPTEESVRRAMAIQLIINKELGLAKNENPIQGAFIIEELTDLVEEAVLKEFDSITERGGVLGAMETMYQRSKIQEESLYYETLKHNGDFPIIGVNTFLSSKGSPTVLPAEVIRATEDEKQVQIETLKSLHKMYQDQSVDVLEKVKTAAIHNENMFEQLMDATKVCSLGQITESLFEVGGQYRRNM; encoded by the coding sequence ATGGAGAAGGTAAATCCCTATAAACCAAAATATAAAGTGCGAATTGTAACGGCAGCTTCGCTATTTGATGGCCATGATGCAGCCATCAATATTATGCGCAGAATTATTCAATCTACAGGAGTGGAAGTTATTCACTTAGGCCATGATAGGAGCGTGGAAGAGGTTGTTAACACGGCTATCCAAGAAGATGCAAACGCAATTGCCATGACTTCCTATCAAGGTGGGCATAACGAGTACTTTAAGTATATGTATGATTTATTGCAGGAAAAGGGTGCTGGCCATATAAAAATTTTTGGCGGCGGCGGCGGCGTTATCCTGCCTTCAGAAATTAAGGAGTTAATGGATTATGGTATCACCAGAATTTACGCTCCTGATGATGGTCGGGAATTAGGCCTTCAAGGAATGATTAATAATCTGGTAGAATTGGCTGATTTTCCCATAGGTGATGCATTAAACGGAAAAGTTGAAAAGTTAGCCAACAAAGACGTTGGGGCAATAGCTCGAATTATTTCAGCAGCCGAAAATTTTCCGGAAGTTGCGAAGGCTGCGCTCGATAAAATTCATTTAAAAAATAAAAAGAGCGCTACCCCGGTTTTAGGAATAACCGGCACAGGAGGCGCTGGAAAATCTTCGTTGGTAGATGAATTGGTCCGTAGATTTTTAATAGACTTTCCAGAGAAAACCATTGGTATTGTTTCCGTAGATCCTTCCAAAAGAAAAACTGGCGGTGCTTTGCTGGGAGACCGAATTAGAATGAACGCTATTAATTCGCCACGGGTATATATGCGCAGTTTGGCAACACGGCAGAGCAATTTGGCACTTTCAAAATATGTTTCGGAAGCCATCCAAATTTTAAAGGCTGCGGAATACGATTTAATAATCCTCGAAACATCCGGAATTGGGCAAAGCGATACCGAAATTATTGAACACAGCGATGTTTCACTTTACGTAATGACCCCCGAATTTGGTGCCGCCACCCAACTGGAAAAAATTGACATGCTCGATTTTGCAGATTTGGTAGCGATTAATAAATTTGATAAACGCGGTTCGTTGGATGCATTGCGCGACGTAAAAAAACAATATGTTCGCAACCATCTGTTGTGGGATACTCCGCAAGACGAGCTTCCGGTTTACGGCACCATTGCTTCGCAGTTTAACGATCCGGGAATGAATAAACTTTATAAGGCAATTATGAAGGAAATTGCTGAAAAAACCAAAGCCGCGTTACACAGCGATTTTCATGTTTCGGAAGAAATGGAAGAAAAGGTTTTTGTTATTCCACCTGCGCGTACACGCTATCTTTCTGAAATATCCGAAAACAATAGAAGCTATGATAAAAGAGCTGAAGAACAAGCAGAAGTAGCCCAAAAACTCTATGGAATTTATAAAACCATTGAAAGTATTTCTGCAAAACAGCCACAACTCGATAAAGCGGGTATTGCTTCAGAATCGTTTGAGAATTCAGAAAAAAACAAAGATCTATTAAAATTGTTATTAGCTGAATTTGACCGTGAAAAATTAAATTTAGATCCCTATAACTGGGAAGTTATTACCGGATGGGAAGAAAAGGTTAATAAATATAAAAATCCTGTATATAGCTTTAAAGTGCGAGGGAAAGAGATTAATATTAAAACCCATACCGAATCGCTCTCCCATACACAAATTCCGAAAGTTGCTTTGCCGAAATACCAAGCGTGGGGCGACATTTTAAAATGGGTGCTTCAGGAAAATGTACCGGGAGAATTTCCTTTTACCGCGGGACTGTATCCTTTTAAAAGAACGGGTGAGGATCCTGCAAGAATGTTTGCCGGTGAAGGAGGGCCAGAACGCACCAATCGTCGTTTTCATTATGTAAGTATGGGCTTGCCTGCAAAAAGACTTTCCACAGCTTTTGATAGCGTGACACTTTACGGGAACGATCCAGATTTAAGACCCGATATCTATGGAAAAATTGGAAATGCCGGGGTGTCAATTTGTTGTTTGGACGATGCCAAAAAACTGTATTCAGGTTTCGATTTAAGCCATCCGATGACCTCGGTAAGTATGACGATTAACGGGCCTGCACCCATGTTGTTGGGTTTTTTTATGAATGCCGCGATCGATCAAAATTGCGAAAAGTATATTCAAGAAAATAATTTGGAAGATGAAGTTGAAAAGAAAATAAATGCCATTTACAAGCAAAAAGGTATTGAACGTCCTAAATATCACGGAAAACTTCCAGAGAGTAATAACGGTTTAGGGCTAATGCTTCTCGGAGTAACTGGCGATCAAGTTTTGGATTTAGACGTTTACGATAAAATAAAATACGAAACCTTACAACAGGTACGTGGCACCGTACAGGCAGATATTTTAAAAGAAGATCAAGCACAAAACACCTGTATTTTTTCAACTGAATTTGCACTTCGGTTAATGGGCGATGTACAGGAATATTTTATTGAGAAAAAAGTTAGAAACTTCTACTCGGTATCAATTAGTGGGTACCATATTGCCGAAGCTGGTGCAAATCCGATTACCCAGCTGGCTTTTACACTTGCAAATGGTTTCACTTACGTGGAATACTATTTGAGTCGCGGAATGGATATAAACGAGTTTGGTCCAAATCTGTCGTTTTTCTTTAGCAACGGAATAGATCCCGAATATGCGGTTATAGGGCGTGTTGCCAGAAAAATTTGGTCTAAAGCAATGAAGGAAAAATACGGCGCAAATTCTAGGGCGCAAATGTTAAAATACCACATCCAAACCTCTGGCCGTTCCTTACACGCACAGGAAATAGACTTTAACGACATTCGTACCACCTTACAGGCTCTGTACGCTATTTACGATAATTGCAATTCATTGCACACTAACGCGTACGATGAGGCAATAACCACCCCTACCGAAGAAAGCGTACGCCGCGCCATGGCGATTCAGTTAATTATTAATAAAGAATTGGGATTGGCCAAAAATGAAAACCCAATTCAAGGTGCTTTTATTATTGAAGAGTTAACAGATTTAGTTGAAGAAGCCGTTTTAAAGGAATTTGATAGTATTACCGAACGCGGGGGTGTTTTGGGAGCCATGGAAACCATGTACCAACGCAGCAAAATTCAAGAGGAAAGTTTGTATTACGAAACATTAAAACACAATGGCGATTTTCCAATTATTGGGGTTAATACTTTTTTAAGCAGTAAAGGATCGCCTACCGTTCTTCCAGCGGAAGTAATTCGTGCCACCGAAGATGAAAAGCAGGTACAGATTGAAACCTTGAAAAGCCTTCATAAAATGTATCAGGATCAATCGGTTGATGTTCTAGAAAAAGTAAAGACGGCAGCTATCCATAATGAAAATATGTTTGAGCAATTAATGGACGCTACCAAAGTATGCTCATTGGGGCAGATAACCGAAAGTCTTTTTGAAGTAGGAGGGCAATATAGGCGAAATATGTAA
- the parS gene encoding type II RES/Xre toxin-antitoxin system antitoxin, whose product MKNQQNSSDVILVKEPEVFYLLDNPFDRIVSVLGGIGQVGQAVNSDIDLIIITRKGLPKSVVYSICEVLGISMDRLSDLLHISHRTLQRKSDTDLLGVSASEQLFEIAKLVSEGIRVFETLEDFRNWLHSKPYIFKGQQPLDFLDTRFGIQYVKNVLGRIAHGIPS is encoded by the coding sequence ATGAAAAATCAGCAAAATTCGTCCGATGTAATTTTAGTGAAAGAGCCTGAGGTTTTCTATTTACTCGATAATCCTTTTGATAGAATAGTTAGCGTTTTAGGAGGTATTGGGCAAGTAGGGCAGGCCGTTAACAGCGATATAGATCTTATCATCATAACTCGAAAAGGTTTACCCAAAAGTGTTGTGTACTCTATTTGTGAAGTATTGGGCATATCCATGGATAGATTGAGCGATTTGCTACATATTTCGCATCGTACCTTACAACGGAAAAGTGATACCGATCTTCTTGGGGTTTCAGCATCTGAACAGCTTTTTGAGATTGCTAAATTAGTTTCGGAGGGTATACGTGTTTTTGAAACACTCGAAGATTTTAGAAATTGGTTACATTCCAAACCTTATATATTTAAGGGTCAGCAACCCTTAGATTTTTTAGATACACGGTTTGGAATTCAATATGTGAAAAATGTGCTTGGTCGCATTGCCCACGGAATCCCTTCTTAA
- a CDS encoding RES family NAD+ phosphorylase, with product MRIYRITKTEYIDDFSGEGARLYGGRWNLVGDPVIYFSQNLSLSLLEIIVHVEFAKLPMGYSFIEAEIPDEFIKPIKSLDFIKPKWSSEGAEKQVQMLGSTWLKRQESLALRVPSAILGLEHNILINPTHKDIESIKIIKKQSLDFDPRLIR from the coding sequence GTGCGAATATACCGAATCACCAAAACCGAATATATAGACGATTTTTCCGGTGAAGGAGCCAGATTGTATGGCGGTAGATGGAATTTGGTGGGTGACCCGGTAATCTATTTCTCGCAAAACCTCTCCCTGAGTTTGCTAGAGATTATTGTTCATGTAGAATTTGCCAAATTGCCTATGGGCTATTCTTTTATTGAAGCAGAAATTCCAGATGAATTTATAAAACCTATTAAGTCTTTAGATTTTATTAAACCAAAATGGAGTTCCGAAGGAGCAGAAAAACAAGTGCAAATGTTGGGTTCCACTTGGCTAAAACGTCAGGAAAGTTTGGCATTGCGTGTGCCCTCCGCTATTTTGGGGCTGGAGCACAATATTCTAATAAATCCAACCCATAAAGACATTGAAAGCATTAAGATTATAAAAAAGCAGTCGTTGGATTTTGATCCGCGCTTAATTAGATAA
- a CDS encoding Lrp/AsnC family transcriptional regulator has product MSIDVLNWKILNCLQKNARQPNTEIGRQVGISSPAVSERIRKMEDSGIITGYFTVVSPFEAGYQFKAIITLRAFMGKLKPFLEIVKTYDEVLNCYRITGNENIVMEVVLKNQKHLESFIDQLIIYGETKTQIVLSHVVKNNNIKMLK; this is encoded by the coding sequence ATGAGCATTGATGTTTTAAATTGGAAAATTTTGAATTGTTTGCAAAAAAATGCACGCCAGCCCAACACCGAAATTGGTAGGCAAGTGGGAATTAGTTCGCCCGCAGTTTCTGAACGAATTAGAAAAATGGAAGACTCCGGAATTATTACGGGCTATTTTACTGTGGTTTCGCCTTTTGAAGCCGGATATCAGTTTAAAGCAATTATTACACTCCGAGCATTTATGGGAAAACTGAAACCTTTTCTGGAAATTGTAAAAACCTATGACGAAGTATTAAATTGTTACCGGATTACCGGAAATGAAAATATTGTGATGGAAGTAGTTTTAAAAAATCAAAAACATTTAGAGTCGTTTATAGATCAACTTATTATCTATGGCGAAACAAAAACGCAAATTGTTCTCTCTCACGTGGTTAAAAACAACAACATAAAAATGCTTAAATAA
- a CDS encoding DUF1328 domain-containing protein: MKKYTFSFLIATITTALLGFTGLEFPGDKIVRILCLFASIGLMISCLDAVIISRRQKRSKN, encoded by the coding sequence ATGAAAAAATATACCTTTTCTTTTTTAATAGCAACTATTACAACAGCGCTTCTAGGATTTACAGGTTTGGAATTTCCAGGAGATAAAATTGTGCGCATACTGTGTTTGTTCGCTAGTATTGGGTTAATGATTTCATGTTTAGATGCAGTAATTATTTCGCGTAGGCAAAAGCGTTCTAAAAATTAA